From the Pseudomonas sp. SORT22 genome, one window contains:
- a CDS encoding DUF350 domain-containing protein, producing the protein MFMDALKMSLPADAVLGFVVYMLGAAVLFGLYAFIYTRLTPYNELRLIREGNNAAAIALAGALIGFAIPVASAISHSISLLDFLLWALIAAVVQLLAFVVVNRCVKGMAERVARQETASAILLAAVSIGIGLLNAACMTPAA; encoded by the coding sequence ATGTTCATGGACGCCCTGAAGATGTCTTTGCCTGCCGACGCCGTGCTCGGCTTTGTGGTCTACATGCTCGGCGCCGCCGTGCTGTTCGGCCTCTACGCATTCATCTACACCCGCCTGACCCCCTACAACGAATTGCGCTTGATCCGCGAAGGCAACAATGCCGCCGCCATTGCCCTGGCCGGTGCCTTGATCGGTTTTGCGATTCCGGTGGCCAGTGCCATTTCCCATTCGATTTCGCTGCTCGACTTCCTGCTCTGGGCGCTGATTGCCGCAGTGGTGCAGTTGCTGGCGTTCGTGGTGGTCAACCGCTGCGTCAAAGGCATGGCTGAACGGGTTGCCCGCCAGGAAACCGCCTCGGCCATTTTGCTGGCCGCCGTGTCCATTGGTATTGGCCTGCTCAACGCCGCCTGCATGACCCCCGCCGCCTGA
- a CDS encoding DUF2780 domain-containing protein: MKRFALVTLVALAATPVFAGFSLNDAANVYNAAKGNSGDAAVQAPAASANLLNTLGSELKVTPEQAIGGTGALLGLAKNQLNSGDYEQLSKAVPGLDLLSGEKALGGLNGLGTLLGKSDKSSALSNALGNVKDTNDLNNAFSALGMDTGMIGQFAPLILQYLGQQGVGGSLLQSLGSLWGTGAGVPSV; this comes from the coding sequence ATGAAACGTTTCGCACTGGTCACCCTGGTGGCCCTGGCTGCCACTCCGGTATTCGCAGGCTTCAGCCTCAATGACGCGGCCAATGTCTACAACGCCGCCAAGGGCAACAGCGGCGATGCCGCGGTACAGGCCCCCGCTGCTTCGGCGAACCTGCTCAATACCCTCGGCAGCGAACTGAAAGTCACCCCCGAACAAGCCATCGGCGGCACCGGCGCATTGCTGGGCCTGGCCAAGAATCAGCTCAACAGCGGCGATTACGAGCAACTGAGCAAAGCCGTGCCCGGCCTTGACCTGCTTTCCGGCGAGAAGGCCCTGGGCGGTTTGAACGGTCTGGGCACGCTGCTGGGCAAGAGCGACAAGTCCTCGGCCCTGAGCAATGCCCTGGGTAATGTCAAAGACACCAATGACCTCAACAACGCCTTCAGCGCGCTGGGCATGGACACCGGCATGATCGGCCAGTTCGCGCCGTTGATCCTGCAGTACTTGGGCCAGCAAGGCGTCGGCGGCTCGCTGTTGCAGAGCCTGGGCAGCCTGTGGGGCACAGGGGCGGGCGTGCCTTCCGTGTAA
- the fdhA gene encoding formaldehyde dehydrogenase, glutathione-independent, which produces MSGNRGVVYLGAGKVEVQKIDYPKMQDPRGRKIEHGVILRVVSTNICGSDQHMVRGRTTAQVGLVLGHEITGEVIEKGRDVENLQIGDLVSVPFNVACGRCRSCKEQHTGVCLTVNPARAGGAYGYVDMGDWTGGQAEYVLVPYADFNLLKLPNRDKAMEKIRDLTCLSDILPTGYHGAVTAGVGPGSSVYIAGAGPVGLAAAASARLLGAAVVIVGDVNPVRLAHAKAQGFEIADLSQDTPLHEQIANLLGEPEVDCAVDAVGFEARGHGHAGAKHEAPATVLNSLMGVVRVAGKIGIPGLYVTEDPGAVDAAAKIGSLSIRFGLGWAKSHSFHTGQTPVMKYNRQLMQAIMWDRINIAEVVGVQVISLDQAPEGYGEFDAGVPKKFVIDPHKLFSAA; this is translated from the coding sequence ATGTCTGGTAATCGTGGTGTGGTGTATCTCGGCGCTGGCAAGGTCGAGGTGCAGAAGATTGACTACCCGAAAATGCAGGACCCGCGCGGTCGCAAGATCGAGCACGGGGTGATCCTGCGGGTGGTCTCCACCAATATCTGTGGCTCCGATCAGCACATGGTCCGTGGCCGTACCACGGCCCAGGTCGGCCTGGTGCTGGGCCATGAAATCACCGGCGAAGTCATCGAGAAGGGCAGGGACGTCGAAAACCTGCAGATCGGTGACCTGGTTTCGGTACCCTTCAACGTCGCCTGCGGCCGCTGCCGCTCGTGCAAAGAGCAGCACACCGGCGTCTGCCTCACCGTCAACCCGGCCCGTGCCGGTGGTGCCTACGGCTATGTCGACATGGGCGACTGGACCGGCGGCCAGGCCGAATATGTGCTGGTGCCTTACGCCGACTTCAACCTGCTGAAACTGCCGAACCGCGACAAGGCCATGGAGAAGATCCGCGATCTGACCTGCCTGTCGGACATCCTCCCTACCGGCTATCACGGCGCGGTGACGGCCGGGGTTGGCCCGGGCAGCTCGGTGTACATCGCCGGTGCCGGCCCGGTGGGCCTGGCTGCAGCGGCGTCGGCGCGCCTGCTGGGCGCTGCGGTGGTGATCGTCGGCGACGTCAACCCGGTGCGCCTGGCCCACGCCAAGGCCCAGGGTTTCGAAATTGCCGACCTGTCCCAGGACACCCCGCTGCACGAGCAGATCGCCAACCTGCTGGGCGAGCCGGAAGTCGACTGCGCGGTCGATGCCGTGGGCTTCGAAGCCCGGGGCCACGGCCATGCCGGTGCCAAGCACGAAGCGCCGGCCACCGTGCTCAACTCGCTGATGGGCGTGGTGCGGGTTGCCGGCAAGATCGGTATCCCTGGCCTGTACGTCACCGAAGACCCGGGCGCGGTGGATGCCGCGGCGAAGATCGGCAGCCTGAGCATCCGTTTTGGTCTTGGCTGGGCCAAGTCGCACAGCTTCCACACCGGGCAGACCCCGGTGATGAAATACAACCGCCAACTGATGCAGGCGATCATGTGGGACCGCATCAACATTGCCGAAGTGGTGGGTGTGCAGGTGATCAGCCTCGACCAGGCGCCTGAAGGCTATGGCGAGTTCGATGCCGGCGTGCCGAAGAAATTCGTCATCGACCCGCACAAGCTGTTCAGCGCTGCCTAA
- a CDS encoding DUF1190 domain-containing protein yields the protein MKRSKTIRLVALGSLPLVLSACGDRPTKIISETKRYQDVDYCVMDGKPRQVCQQAWVAAQNHHAANVPRFLTAEACEAVYFKCDFRRYANNYVPPMEGFALTTERQVYADDEDNSSSSSTNSSSSSGGSGGGRRYYEYTDTDARYSTEAIYHERDGRNAFKVSTLTEQVANHNYYAGLDTSHPASQPFSEAAQHAAASGGGSAVAGSDPAHVGSAHPAIIPVAQSNKLISSARPFAVGTHNGFVSRASGRGGFAS from the coding sequence ATGAAACGCAGCAAAACCATTCGCCTGGTCGCCCTCGGCAGCCTGCCGCTGGTGCTGTCCGCCTGTGGCGACCGGCCGACCAAAATCATCAGCGAAACCAAGCGCTACCAGGACGTCGACTATTGCGTCATGGACGGCAAGCCGCGCCAGGTGTGCCAGCAAGCCTGGGTCGCCGCGCAGAACCACCATGCCGCCAACGTCCCGCGCTTTTTGACCGCCGAGGCCTGTGAGGCGGTCTATTTCAAGTGCGATTTTCGCCGTTACGCCAACAACTACGTGCCGCCGATGGAAGGCTTTGCCCTGACCACCGAACGCCAGGTGTACGCCGACGATGAGGACAACAGCAGCAGTTCGTCGACCAACAGCTCATCGTCGAGCGGCGGCTCCGGCGGCGGTCGTCGCTATTACGAGTACACCGACACCGATGCGCGCTATTCGACCGAGGCGATCTATCACGAGCGCGACGGGCGCAATGCGTTCAAGGTCAGCACCCTGACCGAGCAAGTGGCAAACCACAATTACTACGCCGGCCTGGACACCTCGCACCCGGCCTCGCAGCCGTTCAGCGAAGCCGCGCAGCATGCGGCGGCGAGTGGCGGCGGTAGCGCCGTTGCCGGCAGCGACCCGGCGCACGTGGGCAGCGCCCACCCGGCGATTATCCCCGTGGCCCAGTCAAACAAGCTGATCAGCTCGGCCCGGCCGTTCGCGGTGGGTACCCACAACGGTTTTGTCTCGCGTGCTTCGGGGCGTGGCGGCTTCGCTTCCTGA